The following proteins are co-located in the Clostridia bacterium genome:
- the smc gene encoding chromosome segregation protein SMC, whose amino-acid sequence MYLRRLEVLGFKSFRNRVVIEFDPGITVIVGPNGSGKSNLVDALRWVLGEQSARSMRGDKMEDLLFAGSSDSRATGMAEVTAVLEGEVRRCGAEQSYPEEIAITRRLYRSGESEYFINQKRVHLREIQELLWDVGISKDGFSIITQGKVDEVLGAKPEDRRLLLEVAAGIYKHKKRKETALRELDQVNANEVRLRDVISELSGQAEPLRREAKVAMEYRSLRAELAQKRLLLGATRLAKLKATVEDLEKKARDQTSKLKQAELELALAAEEHDKRKQELAAAEKACLQTGERVRQLEGEIERVKSKIRELSGSAEAEERFLKEQDRTYQGLERRLLEIEAEIAGTEAQMRELEQRGAEVAKEETSCLARLAEVEAELKQSESEARNVTSELIEASNQRAQVRHSVAQAEQRKSFLASRLSKLRIEIQEAEKRDRDLGCKVEQLTRKCEQTKGELDELEGQLARLKEQREEVDHNLSVANQSLHVWQDKLKSLEGKVKCLEATLNSGTQAVLKAAQKRILKGILGTVADLLTVDPAYAVAIGAALGNVAENLVTQTVENAKQAIKYLKANKSGWATFVPLERIPSRPEMKVDHRIFDLKEHGAIIDLACNLVTTDSRFSGLCQYVLNNVLVVNDIDDAHQVADTLGYRYKVVTLEGDIIYPGGILRGGSKAKSSSILARRVELRHLLLELSRAREKVRTEEKTCQALGQELARLEEQASYLEKRKLSLESALVQAESLRAAYLEELRPLSQKLEEKRLETSEIMVALKQQEQDIDKTIGRLEELEGQVAGWQARANDLQLETERLRHEHQQLADQRARLEAERRVISERLRTSREVLSKLQEERGSLQGEKSEWTARLKATETSLERNRRQLKLAQDHLQELVLKQQSLVQVEQEEQEHLRACQKWYEEASQQKSKIERQIAKHRERLQLQNLELAEAKATYQAEVRNLCSQFDVDEVQLGELASEPITAAENLESEISALMASIEALGPVDESSIEQLRRLTERLEFLQVQLSDIVASKNELMELVREIDCYMQQRFQAIFKQINQQFQEIFLRLVGGGQAELRWARPDDLLNSGVEILVQLPGKKLQNLLLLSGGERALCSLALMLALVQVQESPFCVLDEVDSSLDGANLERFLSLVQDMANHIQLILISHRQATMQKANYLYGVTMERPGVSKLLSLKLKEGLKDGSARTVSNFPA is encoded by the coding sequence TTGTACCTACGTCGTCTCGAGGTCTTAGGATTTAAGTCTTTTCGAAACCGGGTAGTCATTGAGTTCGATCCTGGCATAACCGTGATAGTTGGTCCCAACGGCAGCGGGAAGAGCAATTTGGTGGACGCTTTACGATGGGTTTTAGGTGAACAATCAGCCCGGAGCATGCGTGGAGACAAAATGGAAGATCTACTGTTCGCAGGTAGCAGCGATTCTCGGGCCACAGGGATGGCTGAGGTTACTGCCGTCTTAGAAGGGGAAGTGAGACGATGTGGTGCGGAGCAATCTTATCCTGAGGAAATTGCCATAACCCGTAGGCTTTACCGATCTGGGGAAAGCGAATACTTTATCAACCAGAAAAGGGTACACCTAAGGGAAATCCAAGAATTATTGTGGGACGTAGGCATAAGCAAAGATGGGTTTAGCATCATAACCCAGGGAAAGGTTGATGAGGTCCTCGGGGCAAAACCTGAGGACCGACGCCTTTTATTGGAAGTGGCAGCTGGCATATATAAACATAAAAAACGCAAAGAGACTGCCCTAAGGGAGCTAGATCAGGTTAACGCCAATGAAGTTCGACTCCGCGACGTTATCTCCGAGTTGAGCGGTCAGGCAGAGCCTTTGCGTCGGGAAGCCAAGGTGGCTATGGAGTACAGGTCCCTGCGGGCCGAGCTGGCTCAAAAGCGGTTGTTGCTTGGAGCTACCCGATTGGCTAAGCTGAAGGCAACCGTAGAAGACCTTGAAAAAAAGGCTAGGGACCAAACCTCTAAGCTCAAACAAGCTGAGTTAGAGTTAGCTTTGGCTGCCGAGGAGCACGACAAGCGAAAACAAGAACTGGCTGCGGCAGAGAAAGCTTGTTTGCAGACTGGCGAAAGGGTACGCCAGCTTGAGGGCGAGATAGAGAGGGTCAAGAGCAAAATTCGCGAGCTCTCCGGTTCGGCTGAGGCTGAGGAAAGATTTCTTAAGGAGCAGGACCGGACCTACCAAGGCTTGGAACGGCGCCTGCTAGAAATAGAAGCGGAAATTGCAGGCACCGAAGCCCAAATGCGGGAGCTGGAGCAGAGGGGGGCAGAAGTTGCCAAGGAAGAGACATCCTGCTTGGCTAGGTTGGCTGAGGTTGAAGCTGAACTGAAGCAATCAGAAAGTGAGGCCAGGAACGTAACCTCGGAGTTGATCGAAGCCTCCAACCAGCGTGCGCAAGTTCGGCACTCAGTAGCTCAAGCAGAACAGAGAAAAAGTTTTCTTGCCTCTCGGCTGTCCAAACTGAGAATTGAAATTCAAGAGGCTGAAAAGCGGGATCGGGATCTTGGGTGTAAGGTAGAGCAATTGACAAGAAAATGCGAACAAACCAAGGGTGAGCTTGATGAATTGGAAGGACAGTTGGCCAGGTTGAAGGAACAGCGCGAAGAGGTTGATCATAATCTTTCCGTTGCCAATCAAAGCCTGCATGTGTGGCAGGACAAGCTTAAAAGCCTGGAGGGCAAGGTGAAATGTTTAGAGGCCACCCTCAATTCTGGCACCCAAGCCGTTCTAAAGGCTGCTCAAAAACGGATTCTCAAGGGAATACTAGGTACGGTGGCTGATCTTCTCACCGTTGACCCCGCTTATGCGGTGGCTATCGGAGCAGCTCTGGGGAACGTAGCCGAGAATTTAGTGACCCAGACGGTTGAAAATGCGAAGCAGGCCATTAAGTACTTAAAGGCTAACAAGTCGGGTTGGGCTACGTTTGTGCCTTTAGAAAGAATTCCGTCGCGACCAGAAATGAAGGTTGATCACCGCATTTTTGACCTCAAAGAGCACGGTGCTATCATCGATCTAGCTTGCAATTTGGTGACCACTGATTCGAGGTTTTCGGGATTGTGCCAATATGTTTTGAACAATGTTTTGGTAGTTAATGATATTGATGATGCGCACCAAGTGGCGGATACCCTGGGATATCGTTATAAGGTGGTTACTTTAGAGGGAGATATAATCTACCCAGGTGGCATCCTCCGCGGGGGTAGCAAGGCTAAGAGTAGCTCTATTTTGGCCCGAAGGGTTGAGCTGCGGCACCTGCTCTTGGAACTGAGCCGAGCTAGGGAAAAGGTTCGGACAGAGGAAAAGACGTGCCAGGCTTTGGGACAAGAGCTAGCGCGGCTGGAGGAGCAAGCAAGCTATTTAGAGAAACGGAAGCTTAGCTTGGAGAGCGCGTTGGTGCAGGCTGAAAGCCTAAGGGCAGCCTATCTAGAAGAACTTAGGCCCCTCAGCCAAAAGTTAGAAGAGAAAAGGCTGGAAACCAGTGAGATTATGGTGGCCTTAAAGCAACAAGAACAAGATATAGATAAGACTATAGGTCGCCTGGAAGAATTGGAAGGACAAGTAGCAGGCTGGCAAGCCCGGGCTAATGATCTCCAGTTGGAAACGGAAAGGCTACGGCATGAACATCAGCAGCTAGCTGACCAGAGGGCACGACTAGAGGCCGAGCGGCGAGTTATCTCTGAGCGGCTAAGAACTAGTCGCGAGGTGCTATCCAAGCTACAAGAGGAGAGGGGTTCCCTGCAGGGGGAGAAGTCCGAATGGACAGCGCGCCTGAAGGCCACTGAGACTTCGCTTGAAAGGAACCGTCGGCAGTTGAAGCTAGCCCAGGATCACTTACAAGAGCTGGTCCTGAAGCAACAATCGCTTGTGCAAGTGGAGCAAGAAGAGCAGGAGCACTTGCGCGCCTGCCAGAAGTGGTATGAGGAAGCATCGCAACAGAAGTCCAAAATTGAGCGCCAGATAGCCAAACATAGAGAGAGGCTACAATTGCAAAACCTAGAGCTAGCAGAAGCCAAAGCTACTTATCAGGCTGAGGTTCGTAACCTGTGCTCGCAATTTGACGTTGACGAAGTTCAGCTTGGGGAACTCGCTTCTGAACCAATAACTGCAGCGGAAAACCTAGAAAGCGAGATTTCCGCCCTCATGGCTAGTATCGAGGCTTTGGGTCCGGTAGACGAAAGCAGTATCGAGCAGCTTCGTAGATTGACTGAGCGCCTTGAGTTCCTTCAGGTGCAATTAAGCGATATTGTCGCCTCCAAGAACGAGCTCATGGAACTGGTAAGAGAGATAGATTGTTACATGCAGCAACGCTTTCAAGCTATCTTCAAGCAGATCAACCAGCAGTTCCAAGAGATTTTTCTGCGTTTAGTGGGCGGTGGTCAAGCTGAGCTGCGCTGGGCTCGGCCCGATGATTTGCTGAATTCAGGTGTTGAGATTCTGGTACAACTTCCTGGCAAGAAGTTGCAGAATTTGCTTCTACTATCAGGAGGAGAGAGGGCCTTATGTTCCTTGGCCCTGATGCTGGCCCTGGTTCAAGTTCAAGAGTCCCCGTTTTGTGTCTTAGACGAGGTGGACTCGTCTTTAGATGGGGCCAATCTAGAGAGGTTTTTGAGTCTGGTCCAGGACATGGCAAATCATATCCAGCTGATCTTAATATCACACCGGCAAGCAACCATGCAGAAAGCCAATTATCTGTATGGAGTCACCATGGAACGCCCTGGAGTTTCGAAGCTGTTGTCGCTAAAACTGAAGGAAGGATTGAAAGATGGCTCTGCTCGAACGGTTTCAAATTTCCCTGCGTAA
- the mtnA gene encoding S-methyl-5-thioribose-1-phosphate isomerase, whose amino-acid sequence MDPIRWTGKSLEILDQTLLPDRVEWIECRSYDQVAEAIVNMRVRGAPLIGIVAAYGVCLAALGYSGPREEEMAYIQEAITTLANTRPTAVNLFWSLERMRQVLQGHTAQDGQELASRLIQEANRIWQEDLEASRRMGELGADLLPPRCRVLTHCNAGALATSGYGTALGVIRAGFRKGKIQRVFADETRPLLQGARLTAWELSEDGIPVTVITDGAACHLMGLGQVDVVIVGADRVAANGDVANKIGTYGLAVAAHYHQLPFYVVCPLSTIDLATGCGQDITIEQRDEGEVRAIGNKLLVAPKAGVYNPAFDVTPAHLITAIITERGVAKPPYEVSLAGLMQKRPGESAGERIG is encoded by the coding sequence GTGGACCCGATCCGGTGGACAGGAAAAAGCCTGGAGATCCTGGACCAAACCTTGCTTCCAGACCGGGTTGAATGGATAGAATGCCGTAGCTATGATCAGGTTGCCGAGGCCATCGTCAATATGAGAGTGCGGGGGGCTCCCTTAATTGGCATTGTGGCTGCATACGGGGTCTGCCTAGCTGCCCTGGGCTATTCAGGGCCTCGAGAGGAGGAAATGGCCTATATTCAGGAGGCTATTACTACTTTGGCTAATACCCGACCCACTGCGGTTAATCTCTTTTGGTCCCTGGAGCGAATGAGGCAGGTTCTGCAAGGACATACAGCCCAGGATGGGCAAGAGCTAGCCAGTAGGCTGATCCAGGAGGCCAATCGAATCTGGCAAGAAGACCTTGAGGCTAGTCGCAGAATGGGCGAACTGGGCGCAGACCTTTTGCCTCCTCGTTGTCGGGTGCTTACTCACTGCAATGCTGGGGCGCTAGCAACTTCGGGCTACGGGACCGCCTTGGGGGTCATCCGAGCTGGCTTCAGGAAGGGAAAAATTCAGCGCGTATTTGCGGATGAAACTCGGCCTCTGCTACAAGGCGCAAGGTTAACCGCATGGGAGTTAAGCGAGGATGGTATTCCAGTTACTGTCATTACTGATGGTGCAGCTTGCCACCTCATGGGGCTGGGGCAGGTGGATGTGGTCATCGTAGGTGCGGATCGGGTGGCTGCCAATGGCGACGTGGCTAATAAAATTGGTACCTATGGCTTGGCAGTGGCGGCTCATTACCACCAGCTACCATTTTATGTGGTCTGTCCGCTATCTACCATTGACCTGGCCACCGGTTGTGGCCAAGATATAACCATTGAACAAAGGGACGAGGGCGAGGTAAGGGCGATAGGAAACAAGTTGCTAGTCGCTCCCAAGGCAGGGGTTTACAATCCTGCTTTTGATGTGACCCCTGCTCACCTGATCACCGCCATCATAACCGAGCGCGGTGTGGCCAAGCCTCCCTATGAGGTCAGCTTAGCAGGTTTAATGCAAAAGCGCCCAGGGGAGAGCGCTGGCGAGAGGATCGGTTAG
- the ffh gene encoding signal recognition particle protein, with translation MALFENLGSRLQEAFRKLRRKGKLSEADVNEAMREIRLALLEADVNFKVVKDFVAQVSQRAVGEEVMASLTPGQQVIKIVYEELTSLMGGGAKRLNYAPSPPTVIALVGLQGSGKTTSAAKLALHLKKEGRKPLLVAADVYRPAAIRQLEILGQQIGVPVFSLGGQNPRDIALASVAHAKRGGLDVVVIDTAGRLHIDEELMAELEEIRSVSHPNEILLVVDATTGQDAVKVATSFNQRLGLTGVILTKLDGDARGGAALSVTAVTGCPIKFAGMGEKLEALEYFHPDRMASRILGMGDVLTLIEKAQEAFNEERAKELERKILREQFTLEDFLEQLQQVKSMGPVSELVNLIPGLKLKGADKLVVDERELKRIEAIVQSMTVQERRNPAIINGSRKKRIARGSGTQVSDVNRLLKQFEQAQRLARQLGGMVGKKGKVRPGLGSLFSFK, from the coding sequence ATGGCTCTATTTGAGAATCTTGGTAGTCGGTTACAAGAAGCCTTCAGGAAGCTTCGCCGCAAGGGCAAGCTAAGCGAAGCTGATGTAAATGAAGCCATGCGAGAGATTCGCTTGGCTCTGCTGGAAGCCGATGTCAATTTTAAGGTGGTCAAAGACTTCGTTGCTCAAGTCAGCCAGAGGGCTGTAGGAGAAGAGGTCATGGCTAGCCTAACTCCTGGACAGCAGGTAATCAAGATAGTCTACGAGGAGCTTACTTCCCTTATGGGGGGTGGGGCAAAGCGGCTCAACTATGCCCCAAGCCCCCCTACTGTCATTGCGTTGGTGGGGCTCCAGGGCTCAGGAAAGACTACTTCGGCGGCCAAACTAGCTCTGCACCTCAAGAAAGAAGGGCGAAAGCCCTTGCTGGTGGCGGCGGATGTCTACCGGCCGGCGGCTATTCGGCAGTTGGAGATTCTAGGTCAGCAGATCGGGGTACCCGTATTTAGCTTAGGAGGACAAAACCCTCGCGACATAGCCCTTGCCTCGGTGGCCCATGCCAAACGTGGTGGGCTAGATGTGGTAGTGATAGACACGGCTGGACGCCTGCACATAGATGAAGAGCTAATGGCTGAGTTGGAGGAGATCCGTTCGGTCTCCCACCCCAACGAAATCCTTTTGGTAGTTGATGCTACTACTGGCCAAGATGCGGTGAAAGTGGCCACATCGTTTAATCAGCGATTAGGCCTTACTGGCGTAATTCTCACCAAGCTGGACGGAGATGCCAGGGGAGGGGCAGCGTTATCGGTTACTGCCGTAACTGGCTGTCCGATCAAGTTTGCGGGGATGGGGGAGAAGCTGGAAGCGTTAGAGTATTTCCATCCCGATCGGATGGCATCGCGCATTCTTGGCATGGGCGATGTGCTAACGCTCATCGAGAAAGCCCAGGAGGCTTTTAATGAGGAAAGGGCAAAGGAACTCGAGCGCAAGATTCTTCGGGAACAATTCACCTTGGAAGACTTTTTGGAGCAATTGCAACAAGTAAAATCGATGGGGCCCGTGAGCGAATTGGTAAATCTAATTCCAGGTCTCAAACTTAAAGGTGCCGACAAGCTGGTAGTTGATGAAAGAGAGCTGAAACGCATCGAGGCCATTGTCCAGTCTATGACTGTGCAGGAAAGGCGTAATCCTGCTATAATCAATGGTAGTCGAAAAAAGCGGATTGCCAGAGGGAGCGGTACCCAGGTTTCTGATGTCAATCGTCTCCTCAAGCAATTTGAGCAAGCCCAAAGGCTGG
- a CDS encoding amidohydrolase family protein: MKDCYWLNRNQGTWEILQGNIGIEGNYIRFATSGSVQPPHDWQAEQIIDGYNKLVTPGFVNSHTHAAMALFRGFADDLTLERWLKERIWPVEELLTPEDIYWGSKLAILEMIKNGCTAFADMYFFMDEVARAVSEAGIRASLSQGMTALKLVDGWVSLRRAKAFALNWKGDANGRISVMLGPHALYTCPPSFLAKVAEVAAELQVGVHVHVAETLAEVHSAVESYGKSPVAVLEEVGLLDLPLLAAHCVHLAGNDLNLLAAKPNVHVVHNPKSNMKLASGICPVATLLERKINVALGTDGAGSNNSLDLLEEARVAALLQKVSVGDARVLPAEQSLDLLTINGAKALGLGGEIGLIKPGYRADLVLLNIDQPHFYPRHSLVSHLIYTARGSDVDTTIVDGQVVMQGRSLTTIDEEEVFWHAQQVRKRMVDATGVY, encoded by the coding sequence ATTAAAGATTGCTATTGGCTAAACCGCAACCAGGGTACCTGGGAGATACTGCAAGGTAACATTGGCATTGAGGGAAATTACATTCGGTTTGCCACCTCAGGCTCTGTCCAGCCGCCCCACGATTGGCAAGCTGAACAAATAATTGACGGCTACAATAAGCTTGTGACCCCGGGCTTTGTTAATTCCCATACCCATGCGGCCATGGCTCTGTTTCGGGGCTTTGCCGACGATTTGACCCTGGAGCGATGGCTCAAAGAGCGCATTTGGCCGGTTGAGGAGCTACTCACTCCGGAGGATATATACTGGGGTAGTAAGCTGGCCATCCTGGAAATGATCAAAAATGGCTGTACTGCTTTTGCAGATATGTATTTTTTTATGGATGAAGTAGCCCGAGCTGTATCGGAGGCTGGCATTCGGGCCAGCCTTTCGCAGGGCATGACTGCCTTGAAGTTGGTGGATGGATGGGTTTCCTTGCGGCGAGCTAAAGCCTTTGCTTTGAATTGGAAGGGCGATGCCAATGGGCGAATTTCGGTTATGTTGGGCCCTCATGCCTTGTATACTTGCCCGCCTTCGTTTTTAGCCAAGGTAGCCGAAGTTGCAGCTGAGCTTCAGGTTGGTGTCCACGTTCATGTCGCTGAAACCTTGGCGGAGGTACACTCGGCGGTGGAGTCTTATGGAAAGAGCCCGGTGGCGGTGCTCGAGGAAGTTGGCCTGCTGGACCTTCCATTATTGGCGGCCCATTGCGTGCATCTGGCGGGTAACGACCTGAATTTATTGGCAGCTAAACCAAATGTCCATGTGGTCCACAACCCCAAGAGCAATATGAAGCTAGCTTCGGGTATCTGTCCAGTTGCAACTCTCCTCGAGCGGAAGATCAATGTTGCTCTAGGTACTGATGGCGCTGGCAGCAATAATAGTCTGGATCTTCTAGAAGAAGCTAGGGTTGCGGCCTTGCTTCAAAAAGTCAGCGTTGGGGATGCCCGAGTGCTTCCGGCAGAACAATCCCTGGATTTATTGACTATCAACGGGGCTAAAGCCCTAGGCCTGGGGGGAGAAATAGGTCTTATTAAGCCGGGCTACCGTGCGGACTTGGTGCTACTTAATATTGATCAACCCCACTTTTATCCTCGCCACAGCTTAGTATCTCACCTTATCTATACAGCCAGAGGGTCGGATGTTGATACTACCATAGTTGACGGGCAGGTAGTAATGCAAGGGCGATCCTTGACCACTATCGACGAGGAGGAAGTCTTCTGGCACGCCCAACAGGTTCGTAAGCGCATGGTTGACGCTACCGGGGTTTATTAG
- the ftsY gene encoding signal recognition particle-docking protein FtsY, which translates to MALLERFQISLRNSRRGLRDKLSKIFPWGHKVDSSFIDDLEAILIEADTGVKAATAIGDYLRKELVDRGRSADLNTIQELLMERIIAILSANHLPLQLGDNGPQVILLVGVNGVGKTTTAAKLAYRFKQQNRKVMLVAADTFRAAAGDQLEAWARRVNAGLIKGAPGSDPAAIVYDGLQAAKSRGIDVVIVDTAGRFHNRAGLMEELKKIKRVIAREAPGQPVETLMVLDATTGQNGIAQAQVFHQALDLTGIVLSKLDGTAKGGVVLAIAQDLGIPVKLVGLGEKPEDLEDFSPALFGQALCARGDDD; encoded by the coding sequence ATGGCTCTGCTCGAACGGTTTCAAATTTCCCTGCGTAATAGCCGACGAGGCTTGCGTGATAAGCTAAGCAAGATTTTTCCTTGGGGTCATAAGGTTGATAGTAGCTTCATCGATGATTTGGAGGCAATCCTCATTGAAGCTGATACTGGGGTGAAAGCGGCTACTGCCATTGGAGATTATCTGCGAAAAGAACTTGTAGATAGGGGACGATCTGCCGACCTGAACACTATCCAGGAACTCTTGATGGAGCGGATTATTGCTATTTTATCGGCGAACCACCTTCCTCTACAATTGGGGGATAACGGGCCCCAGGTCATTCTATTGGTAGGTGTGAATGGAGTCGGGAAAACTACTACTGCGGCCAAGCTGGCCTACCGATTCAAACAGCAAAATCGAAAGGTAATGTTGGTTGCTGCCGATACTTTTCGAGCAGCAGCAGGAGATCAACTTGAAGCTTGGGCCCGCCGAGTCAACGCCGGGCTGATCAAAGGTGCTCCAGGATCAGATCCGGCGGCAATTGTCTACGACGGTTTACAGGCGGCTAAGTCGCGGGGGATAGATGTGGTCATTGTGGACACTGCTGGCAGGTTCCATAATCGGGCTGGACTGATGGAAGAGCTTAAGAAAATTAAGAGGGTCATAGCTCGGGAAGCCCCTGGACAGCCGGTTGAGACCTTGATGGTACTCGATGCTACTACCGGACAGAATGGTATTGCCCAAGCTCAAGTTTTTCATCAGGCTTTAGATTTGACCGGGATCGTATTGAGCAAACTGGACGGTACTGCCAAAGGAGGAGTGGTGTTGGCCATCGCTCAAGATTTGGGGATACCGGTCAAATTGGTTGGTTTGGGCGAGAAGCCGGAGGACCTAGAGGATTTTTCTCCTGCTCTATTTGGCCAAGCTCTTTGTGCCCGAGGAGATGATGACTAG